Genomic segment of Xanthobacter dioxanivorans:
CGCGCCCGACTTCACGTGCGGCGCGGCCGGATTGAACCAGGCGGCGACCGGTGCATCGCCGAAGAAGCCGCGCAGCCGCGCCGCGGTCCACGGCTCGGCCAGCAGGCTCTTCACCACCAGCGTATGGCCGGCCGCGGCGAGCGCCTGCTTCTGCCGGGCATTGGTGCCGCAGCCGGGCTTCTCATAGAAGGTGACGGTCGCCACGGAACGCGCCTACTTCAGCACGGAAAGCTGGACCAGGGGCGCCGCGCCGCCGCGGCCGAGCACCGTATCGACCTTCTTGCGTACCGCCTCGAGGGTCAGCGGCTTCACCACCGCGCCGTGGGCGCCGGCCTTCAGGCCGGCCACCGCCACCGCCTCTTCCGCCTTGTCGGTGACGATGAGGATGCGCACATCCGGAAACCTGCTCTTCATCTCGGCGATCAGCCCGTCGCCATGCCGCTTGAGAAGGGAGACGCCGAGCAGCACCACGTGCGGCTGCAGCCAGCCGGTGCCCTTCTCGTAGGCCTCCTCGGGGGTCGCGAGCTCGTGGGTCTCGATCTCGTCGTGCAGCATGAACTGGAGCGCCGCGCGCGTGATCTCGTCCTCGTCCACGACGAAGACGCGCCGCTGGTCCACCGCTTTTGAAGTCTCAACGCCGATCTGCATCTTTGCCCTCGCTCGCTCGTCGCGGGCACCCGTTCGCTCGCCCGCGCGAAGGCGGGCCGGGCGCGCCGAAATCCCCTCGTGCAAGTTCCGTTCCTGTCGGGAAATCCGGCGGCGGCTGTTCCAACGGCTGCGCCGGCAGCGGGCAAAGCGGGCCGCCGTCTTGTTTCAATTGCGACAGTGGCCCACCCGCTGTCGGGTTCGACACACCAGCAAAGCCGCCATGCCGCACCATTTCGAGGCGCCTGTTTTGATGCAAATCAAAGCCTTGGGCCGGGTGGCGGCAAGTGGCACGCTGGTTGCTCCTCCTGCGGCGCAACAGCGAGTGAGGGCTGAGTGCACGCCTAGGCCACCGCCAGCGTCGCGCTCCTTCCCGTAACCCGCGGGGCGTTTCCGACCGATATTGCTGACGAGAGAAACGGCCTCGCGCCAATTGCGCGGTGGTCTTCTGAAATAGGTTCGAAGGAGAGCAAGATGTCGCTGCGACAGATCGCGTTTTACGGCAAGGGTGGCATTGGCAAGTCCACCACGTCCCAGAACACCCTGGCTGCGCTTGCGCAGATGGGCCACAAGATCCTCATCGTGGGCTGCGACCCGAAGGCGGATTCGACGCGCCTGATCCTGCACGCGAAGGCGCAGGACACCATCCTTTCGCTGGCCGCGAACGCGGGTTCGGTGGAAGACCTCGAGCTCGAGGACGTGATGAAGGTGGGCTTCCAGGACATCCGCTGCGTGGAGTCTGGTGGTCCGGAGCCGGGCGTCGGCTGCGCCGGCCGCGGCGTGATCACCTCGATCAACTTCCTTGAGGAGAACGGCGCGTACGAGGACATCGACTACGTGTCCTACGACGTTCTTGGCGACGTGGTGTGCGGCGGGTTCGCCATGCCGATCCGCGAGAACAAGGCTCAGGAAATCTACATCGTCATGTCGGGCGAGATGATGGCCATGTATGCGGCCAACAACATCTCGAAGGGGATCCTGAAGTATGCGAACTCCGGCGGCGTGCGCCTGGGCGGGCTGGTGTGCAACGAGCGCCAGACCGACAAGGAGCTGGAGCTTGCGGAAGCGCTTGCGGCCAAGCTTGGCACGCAGCTGATCTACTTCGTGCCGCGCGACAACATCGTGCAGCACGCGGAGCTGCGCCGCATGACGGTGATCGAGTATGCGCCGGACAGCGGCCAGGCGCAGCATTACCGGAACCTTGCGACCAAGGTTCACGGCAATGCCGGCAACGGCATCATCCCGACCCCCATCACCATGGACGAGCTCGAGGACATGCTGATGGAGCACGGCATCATGAAGGCCGTCGACGAGAGCCAGGTCGGCAAGACCGCATCCGAGCTCGCCGTCGGCTGACGCTGAAGTTCGGCGGGCCGGATCCAACGATCCGGCCCGCCGCCCCTGACGCCCGGCCACGCGGGATTTCCGCGAATATTTCAGTCGGCTGCGCGTGACCTTTTCGATACGCCTTTTCATTCGACGTACCGTCGAGACTTCTCAGGCTTTACCGGTCCCTCGCCGCAAGGCGGGGGACCATTGCCGCGGGAAGACCGCACGCTTCAGGCGCCGCGGCACGTTTGCGACATCCCCCTTCGCATCCCCACTTTCGCCGCCGATGCGCGCGATACGAACCCGACATCTCCGGCCCTGACGACAGATCCCGCCGCGCCGGGACGCGAGTGGCGCACCGCCGGCCGGCGCCGATGTCGCGCACCCGACGCAGCCCCCGCCTGGCCCGCCCCGCGATGCAGGCGCGCCCCGGGGGACGGCGTCCGGTGGGCCCGATTTGCGACGTGTTCGCCGGCAGGATCTCGAATGCGACGCGGTCGCAGCAATCGGCTGTCATCTTCCTGACAAGACGCTGCCGATTGCGCGGGGGTCACGTCCGGCGGGATCGGCGCAGATCCGACAATCACCGGATAAAAGGCTGATATCACTTATGTTTTAATCCAAGAAACAGCTTGGTACGCCGCTTGCTAGTCACTGTGCAGGAGCCGTGGTGAGGGCTCGGAGCAAATCTATGCACATCGTCGTCTGCATCAAACAGGTCCCGGATTCAGCGCAGATCCGCGTCCATCCCGTCACGAACACGATCATGCGGCAGGGCGTGCCGACGATCATCAATCCTTACGATCTGTTCGCCCTGGAAGAGGCGATGCGCCTGCGCGACACCTTCGGTGGCGAGGTCACGGTGCTCACCATGGGCCCGCCCTCGGCCGAGGACTCCCTGCGCAAGGCGCTCACCTTCGGCGCCGACCGCGCGGTGCTGCTGACCGACCGCTTCTTCGCCGGGTCCGACACGCTCGCCACCAGCTTCGCCCTCGCCACCGCCATCACCAAGATCAGCCAGACCTGGGGCGCCCCGGACGTGGTGTTCACCGGCAAGCAGACCATCGACGGCGACACCGCCCAGGTGGGTCCCGGCATCGCCAAGCGCCTCGGCCTCATGCAGATCACCTACGTGGCGAAGGTCGCGGAATTCGATCCCGCCGAGCGCACCATCACCCTGGAGCGCCGCGCCGAGGGCGGCACGCAGGTGCTGAAAAGCAAGCTGCCCTGCCTCATCGCCATGCTGGAAGCCACCAACGAGATCCGCCGCGGCACCATGAACGACGCCCTGCGCGCCGCCCGCGCCGAGATCGTGAAATGGAACGCCAAGGACGCGGGCGTCGAAGACATGAACAAGTGCGGCCTCAAGGGCTCGCCCACCATCGTGAAGCGCGTGTTCGCGCCGGGCGCCCGCGCGGAGAAGGCGAAGTTCATCGAGGCGCCCGAGGGCGGCAACCTCGCCGAGGCGCTGATCGCCGAGGTGTTCAGCCGCCAGCCCAATCTCGAAGCCGACCTGACCGCGCTGGCGCGCGGTTTCTGACGGGCCTCTCACGAGCCGCCGAGAACAGAGAGCCGACCATCATGAGCGAGCCGAAGACTCCCAAAGCCCCCGCCGCCGGCGGACGCGCTTCGACCAAGAAGGAACTGCCGGACCACTTCAAGGCGTACAAGCACGTCTGGGTGTTCATCGAGCAGGAACGCGGCCAGGTCCACCCGGTCTCGTGGGAACTGATGGGCGCGGGGCGCCAGCTCGCCGACAAGCTCGGCGTGGAACTCGCCGCCGTGGTGCTCGGCGCCGAGGGCGAGACGGTGCGCGGCGCGGTGGCCGAATCCTTCTGCTATGGCGCCGACCTCGCTTATGTGGTGTCCGACCCGGTGCTCACCGACTATCGCAACGAGGCCTACACGGCGGCGATGACGGACCTCGTGAACACCTACCAGCCGGAAATCCTGCTGCTCGGCGCCACCACGCTCGGCCGCGACCTCGCCGGCGCGGTGGCGACCACCCTTCTCACCGGCCTCACCGCCGACTCCACCGAGCTCGACGTGGATGCCGACGGCTCGCTGGCGGCGACCCGCCCGACCTTCGGCGGCTCCCTGCTCTGCACCATCTACACCCTCAACTACCGTCCGCAGATGGCCACCGTCCGCCCGCGCGTGATGCCCATGCCGATCCGGGTGGAAAAGCCCATCGGCCGCGTCATCGAGCACAAGCTCTCCGTGGTGGAAGCCGACATCGTCACCAAGATCCTGAACTTCATTCCCGACCGCGATTCCAACAAGGCGAACCTCGCCTATGCGGACGTGGTGGTCGCCGGCGGCATGGGCCTCGGCTCGCCGGAGAACTTCCAGCTGGTGCGCCAGCTGGCCCAGGCCATGGGCGCCGAGTTCGGCTGCTCGCGCCCGCTGGTGCAGAAGGGCTGGGTGTCCTCCGACCGGCAGATCGGCCAGACCGGCAAGACCATCCGCCCGCGGCTCTATATCGCCGCCGGCATTTCGGGCGCGATCCAGCACCGCGTCGGCGTGGAGGGGGCGGACCTCATCGTCGCCATCAACACCGACAAGAACGCGCCCATCTTCGACTTCGCCCATGTGGGCATCGTCACCGACGCCATCCGCTTCCTGCCGCTCCTGACGGAAGCCTTCGCCAAGCGCCTGTCGGCCCACTCCAGCGACAAGCTCGCCAGCTAGAGGATCTCACGATGATCGACGAAAAATTCGACGCCATCGTCGTCGGCGCCGGCATGGCCGGCAACGCCGCCGCCTACACCATGGCGAAGCGTGGCCTGAAGGTGCTCCAGCTGGAGCGCGGCGAGTATTCCGGCTCGAAGAACGTGCAGGGCGCCATTCTCTACGCCGACATGATGGAAAAGATCATTCCCGACTTCCGGGAAGACGCTCCGCTTGAGCGCCATCTCATCGAGCAGCGCTTCTGGATGATGGGCGAGAGCTCCCATACGGGCCTCCACTACCGCTCCGACGACTTCAACGAAGAAAAGCCGAACCGCTACACCATCATCCGCGCCCAGTTCGACAAGTGGTTCTCCAGCAAGGTGCGCGAGGCCGGCGCCCTGGTGGTGTGCGAGACCACGGTGACCGAGCTGGTGCAGGACGCCTACGGCAAGGTGATCGGCGTGAAGACCGATCGCGGCGGCGGCCAGATCCATGCCGACGTGGTGGTGCTGGCCGAGGGCGTCAGCGGCCTGCTCGGCACCCGCGCCGGGCTGCGCAAGATCCCCAAGCCCACCGAGGTGGCCCTGGCGGTGAAGGAAATGCACTTCATGCCGCAGGAGGTGATCGAGCAGCGCTTCAACCTCAAGGGCAATGAAGGCGCGGTGATCGAGGCCGCCGGCACCATCTCCGAGGGGATGACCGGCATGGGCTTCCTCTATACCAATCGCGAGTGCGTCTCGCTCGGCATCGGCTGCCTGGTGTCGGACTTCCAGAAGAGCGGGGAATCCCCCTACCAGCTGCTCGAGAAGTTCAAGCGCCATCCGTCCATCGCGCCCCTCATCGAGGGCTCGGAAGTGAAGGAATATGCCGCCCATCTCATTCCCGAGGGTGGCTACCGGGCGATCCCGCAGCTCTTCGGCGAAGGCTGGGTGGTGGTGGGCGATGCGGCGCAGCTCAACAACGCCATCCACCGTGAGGGCTCGAACCTCGCCATGACGTCGGGCCGCATCGCCGGCGAGGCGATCTTCCAGGTCAAGTCCCGCAAGGATCCCATGACCACGGCCAACCTGTCGCTTTACAAGAAGATGCTCGACGACAGCTTCGTGATAAAAGATCTCAAGAAATACAAGGATATGCCGCAGCTTCTGCACATCCAGTCGCAGAACTTCTTCCTCACCTATCCCCAGCTGGTCAACAAGGCCATGGAGAACTTCGTGCGCGTCGACGGCACGCCGAAGAAGGACAAGGAAAAGCTGACGGTGAAGTCCTTCACCTCAGCGCGGTCGTGGGCGGGCCTGTTCGGCGACGCCTTCCGCCTCGCCCGCGCCTGGCGCTGACCGTCGTTCGATCAGCCCGCACAACCTACCGGAACCCGCGGCGGACGCTTCCGCCGCCCCACCCTTTGGGAGAGTCCCATGGCCAGCACCGAGACCGCCGTCCGCGTCGAGGACAAGCTCTTTCAGAACCGCTATCTGGTGGATTCCGGCCGCGCCCACATCAAGGTGCGCGCCCATTCCACCCCCACCCCCGCCCTCACGTCGCTGCTCACCGCCTGCCCCGCCCGTTGCTACGAGCTGAACGACAAGGGGCAGGTTGAGATCACCGCGGACGGTTGCGTGGAATGCGGTACCTGCCGCATCATCGGCGAGCCCACCGGCGACATCGAGTGGAACTATCCGCGCGGCGGCTACGGCGTCCTGTTCAAGTTCGGCTGACGTCCCGCCGTGGCGACCGCCGCACCCGCGCGGCGGCCGCCGGGGCCATCGACGGCGCAGAAGACGCGGCGGCACACCGCCGCCACGCACTTGAGGTCTGGCACGACGACGCCTTCGCCCCTAGATTGGGGACAGGAGGTGGGCATATGTCTGCACCATTGGCCTCAGGATCCGGGACCGCGGCCGAAGCCGGAAACACCGAAGCGAGCGCCGTTGAAGCGCCCACGGTGGAAGCGCTGGATTGGCAGGGACGCCCCCTGCGCTGCCAGGACTGCCCGCACGAGGACATTCGCGCCGAAGGGCGCTGCGACCTCGGCAAGGTTTGCGTGGCGGACCGCCGCAGCAAGCGTATCGCGCGCTTCTTTTCCAATAACGCCACGCTCGCCGCGCGCTATCTCGACCATCCCTACTTCGAGGTGCGGGCCCTGGCCGCCAGGCATGCCAGCATCTTCCTCCTTCCGGCGCT
This window contains:
- a CDS encoding response regulator transcription factor, translated to MQIGVETSKAVDQRRVFVVDEDEITRAALQFMLHDEIETHELATPEEAYEKGTGWLQPHVVLLGVSLLKRHGDGLIAEMKSRFPDVRILIVTDKAEEAVAVAGLKAGAHGAVVKPLTLEAVRKKVDTVLGRGGAAPLVQLSVLK
- the nifH gene encoding nitrogenase iron protein is translated as MSLRQIAFYGKGGIGKSTTSQNTLAALAQMGHKILIVGCDPKADSTRLILHAKAQDTILSLAANAGSVEDLELEDVMKVGFQDIRCVESGGPEPGVGCAGRGVITSINFLEENGAYEDIDYVSYDVLGDVVCGGFAMPIRENKAQEIYIVMSGEMMAMYAANNISKGILKYANSGGVRLGGLVCNERQTDKELELAEALAAKLGTQLIYFVPRDNIVQHAELRRMTVIEYAPDSGQAQHYRNLATKVHGNAGNGIIPTPITMDELEDMLMEHGIMKAVDESQVGKTASELAVG
- a CDS encoding electron transfer flavoprotein subunit beta/FixA family protein, which translates into the protein MHIVVCIKQVPDSAQIRVHPVTNTIMRQGVPTIINPYDLFALEEAMRLRDTFGGEVTVLTMGPPSAEDSLRKALTFGADRAVLLTDRFFAGSDTLATSFALATAITKISQTWGAPDVVFTGKQTIDGDTAQVGPGIAKRLGLMQITYVAKVAEFDPAERTITLERRAEGGTQVLKSKLPCLIAMLEATNEIRRGTMNDALRAARAEIVKWNAKDAGVEDMNKCGLKGSPTIVKRVFAPGARAEKAKFIEAPEGGNLAEALIAEVFSRQPNLEADLTALARGF
- a CDS encoding electron transfer flavoprotein subunit alpha/FixB family protein; protein product: MSEPKTPKAPAAGGRASTKKELPDHFKAYKHVWVFIEQERGQVHPVSWELMGAGRQLADKLGVELAAVVLGAEGETVRGAVAESFCYGADLAYVVSDPVLTDYRNEAYTAAMTDLVNTYQPEILLLGATTLGRDLAGAVATTLLTGLTADSTELDVDADGSLAATRPTFGGSLLCTIYTLNYRPQMATVRPRVMPMPIRVEKPIGRVIEHKLSVVEADIVTKILNFIPDRDSNKANLAYADVVVAGGMGLGSPENFQLVRQLAQAMGAEFGCSRPLVQKGWVSSDRQIGQTGKTIRPRLYIAAGISGAIQHRVGVEGADLIVAINTDKNAPIFDFAHVGIVTDAIRFLPLLTEAFAKRLSAHSSDKLAS
- a CDS encoding FAD-dependent oxidoreductase, producing MIDEKFDAIVVGAGMAGNAAAYTMAKRGLKVLQLERGEYSGSKNVQGAILYADMMEKIIPDFREDAPLERHLIEQRFWMMGESSHTGLHYRSDDFNEEKPNRYTIIRAQFDKWFSSKVREAGALVVCETTVTELVQDAYGKVIGVKTDRGGGQIHADVVVLAEGVSGLLGTRAGLRKIPKPTEVALAVKEMHFMPQEVIEQRFNLKGNEGAVIEAAGTISEGMTGMGFLYTNRECVSLGIGCLVSDFQKSGESPYQLLEKFKRHPSIAPLIEGSEVKEYAAHLIPEGGYRAIPQLFGEGWVVVGDAAQLNNAIHREGSNLAMTSGRIAGEAIFQVKSRKDPMTTANLSLYKKMLDDSFVIKDLKKYKDMPQLLHIQSQNFFLTYPQLVNKAMENFVRVDGTPKKDKEKLTVKSFTSARSWAGLFGDAFRLARAWR
- a CDS encoding ferredoxin family protein, whose protein sequence is MASTETAVRVEDKLFQNRYLVDSGRAHIKVRAHSTPTPALTSLLTACPARCYELNDKGQVEITADGCVECGTCRIIGEPTGDIEWNYPRGGYGVLFKFG
- a CDS encoding 4Fe4S-binding leucine-rich repeat protein gives rise to the protein MELSARRLRRPVQVRLTSRRGDRRTRAAAAGAIDGAEDAAAHRRHALEVWHDDAFAPRLGTGGGHMSAPLASGSGTAAEAGNTEASAVEAPTVEALDWQGRPLRCQDCPHEDIRAEGRCDLGKVCVADRRSKRIARFFSNNATLAARYLDHPYFEVRALAARHASIFLLPALKDDPEPDVRMVVALRLPLIRVKDMHLDPDPRVRIALLARLEGSDVVPFFSDADYNVRIAAARRAPPDALIMLMRDREPEVRRAVARRMPQAHLARMARDEDPLVRLEVAEHLAPGALQILAADPDMRVRFTVAERIDPRFLAPLTRDSVPPIAEVARQRLAGD